The following coding sequences lie in one Maribacter forsetii DSM 18668 genomic window:
- a CDS encoding aminotransferase class I/II-fold pyridoxal phosphate-dependent enzyme, giving the protein MTQLPKKLQCVLAARKKEETFRTLHSIEGLIDFLSNDYLGFAINETLFSKTFQLLLTESVASNGSGGSRLLSGNHKLYNKLEPLLANFYKSDAALVFNSGYDANMGLFSALPQRGDLVFYDEYVHASIREGIRMSHAKAYGFLHNDLSSLKEKVDLNTARNEQKDSTVYIVTESVFSMDGDTPDLKAFAKYAKSNGYNLIVDEAHAVGVLGKIGEGLIPELKLEKDVFARTVTFGKAYGCHGAAVLGSNDLKDYLVNFAKPFIYTTALTPHTLATIITAHEHIEDLRKEPKRLLSENVQFFKKQLGAHKIEQHFIKSDTAIQGCVIPGSKKAKQVSNKLMDKGFNIKAILSPTVPEGQERLRICLHSYNSKEEIGLLVKLLASFI; this is encoded by the coding sequence ATGACCCAACTGCCCAAAAAATTACAGTGTGTTTTAGCAGCTCGTAAAAAAGAAGAAACTTTTCGCACGTTACATTCTATAGAAGGTTTAATTGATTTTCTTTCTAATGATTATTTAGGTTTTGCAATAAATGAAACTTTGTTCTCTAAAACCTTTCAATTGTTACTTACTGAAAGTGTAGCATCAAATGGATCTGGAGGATCTAGGTTGCTTTCTGGCAATCATAAATTGTACAACAAATTAGAACCGTTGTTGGCTAATTTTTATAAATCTGATGCTGCATTGGTATTTAATTCTGGTTATGATGCTAATATGGGGCTGTTTAGTGCTTTGCCCCAAAGAGGGGATTTAGTGTTTTACGATGAATATGTTCACGCCAGTATACGAGAAGGTATACGAATGAGCCATGCAAAAGCATATGGTTTTTTGCATAATGATTTATCAAGCTTAAAAGAGAAAGTGGATTTAAATACGGCCAGAAACGAACAAAAAGATAGTACTGTTTACATTGTTACTGAAAGTGTTTTCTCTATGGATGGAGATACGCCAGATTTAAAAGCTTTTGCAAAATATGCAAAGTCTAATGGTTATAATTTAATAGTCGATGAAGCACATGCTGTTGGTGTATTGGGAAAAATCGGAGAAGGATTAATACCTGAATTAAAACTTGAGAAAGATGTTTTCGCAAGAACGGTAACTTTTGGTAAAGCATATGGTTGTCATGGGGCAGCAGTTCTGGGTTCTAATGATTTAAAGGATTATTTGGTGAATTTTGCAAAACCGTTCATTTATACCACAGCATTAACGCCCCATACTTTAGCAACGATTATTACTGCTCATGAGCATATTGAAGATTTAAGAAAAGAGCCCAAAAGATTGTTGAGTGAGAATGTTCAGTTTTTTAAAAAGCAGTTAGGTGCGCATAAAATAGAACAGCACTTTATAAAGAGTGATACGGCTATACAGGGTTGTGTTATTCCTGGTTCAAAGAAGGCAAAACAAGTTTCTAATAAACTAATGGACAAAGGTTTCAATATAAAAGCAATTCTTTCGCCTACCGTTCCAGAAGGTCAAGAAAGATTAAGAATATGCTTACATAGCTATAATTCTAAAGAGGAAATAGGCTTGTTGGTGAAATTATTGGCTAGTTTTATTTAA
- a CDS encoding PAS domain S-box protein yields MKGSNILDTNRLKTLMSFDVMDTHPEAIYDEITSLAASICNTPSSLISLVDDKRQFFKSHFGLNSTGTPIQDSFCKHVISDNVDILIVENTHNDKRFYDNNLVKGDPNIGFYAGASLTTENGHRLGTLCVIDYEPRQLNENQLEGLQTLAKQVVHLFELRKSKKIEIDQKLDLERKGKLLDNIVSATGIGIWERNLASDSLSLNDQGLKIFNLDEQALKDFKTDDWFSRIHQDDLPQVKKKMHDCLNYPSVGCNVQYRLLQKNGSYKWIYEEGKVLKWSDNKEPLLMYGTIQDVTEKKRYTTELERVKNNQDAMINSTRDLMWSIDLDFNLITANTAFHDLVEKIQGHPFKEGDPVFSDAVPKQVTDKWKSYYKRALSIGRFSVKQKIQNPKKFWTTYGLTSFDLMYNKEGKTTGITCFSKDITSEVLSQQVLISAKEEMQKIMDTSLDIICTLDEEGYFLSVNQASKAIWGYHPKDIIGTNYIELVHEDDRPDTKSSAAAVSSGEKVVNFENRYIHKDGHIVPMLWSSNWDEKEGIYYCIARDNTEKKKAELQLENSERRFKTLVQESSDIISISDFEGNFKYVSPSSTKVIQISPEELIGKNAFDFVHPDDIEQVAKSFDLISERKSVQIAPFRFKNKLGEWRWFIANVSNQLNEPSIQGVVVTSRDIHETRNAKEQLIQSERRYKTLVQEGSDMICIIDEKANFSYASPTSTKVLEITPEEFVGTNAFDYVHPDDYDTVYNEFIKILDVQQVNIKPFRFRHGAGHWVWLETAITNKFDEPTIKGIVVNSKDVTTKVQHLKAIEEQNTQLKKIAWTQSHIVRAPVARLMGLVDLLRDDKEKLKIEEREQILNFIITSADEIDHVIKDIVENTINAIDIEDIK; encoded by the coding sequence ATGAAAGGGAGTAATATTTTAGATACAAATAGGTTAAAAACATTGATGTCATTCGATGTTATGGATACACATCCTGAGGCTATCTATGATGAAATTACATCATTGGCCGCATCTATCTGCAACACCCCTTCAAGCTTAATCTCATTGGTTGATGATAAAAGACAATTCTTTAAATCTCATTTCGGATTAAATAGTACCGGTACACCTATTCAGGATTCTTTCTGCAAGCATGTTATTAGTGATAATGTTGATATATTGATTGTAGAAAACACTCACAATGACAAACGATTTTACGATAATAACCTTGTAAAAGGTGATCCAAATATTGGTTTTTATGCCGGTGCCTCTTTAACCACAGAAAACGGTCATAGACTTGGTACACTTTGTGTAATAGATTACGAACCTAGACAACTTAATGAAAATCAGCTAGAAGGACTACAAACTCTTGCTAAACAAGTAGTTCATTTATTTGAATTACGAAAGTCTAAAAAGATAGAAATAGACCAAAAACTAGACCTAGAGAGAAAAGGCAAATTATTGGATAACATTGTTTCTGCAACAGGTATAGGTATATGGGAACGTAATCTTGCCAGTGACAGCTTAAGTCTAAATGACCAAGGACTTAAAATATTTAATTTAGACGAACAGGCTTTAAAAGATTTTAAAACCGACGATTGGTTTAGCCGTATTCACCAAGATGATCTACCACAGGTAAAGAAAAAAATGCACGATTGCTTAAATTACCCTTCCGTTGGCTGTAATGTGCAATACCGACTGTTACAAAAGAATGGCAGCTATAAATGGATATATGAAGAAGGAAAGGTGCTGAAATGGAGTGATAACAAAGAACCTTTGTTAATGTATGGAACCATACAAGATGTTACTGAAAAGAAAAGATACACCACTGAGCTTGAAAGGGTTAAAAATAACCAAGACGCAATGATCAACAGTACCAGAGATTTAATGTGGTCTATAGATCTTGATTTTAATCTTATTACTGCAAATACCGCATTTCATGATTTGGTTGAAAAAATTCAAGGACACCCTTTTAAGGAAGGTGACCCTGTATTTTCTGATGCCGTACCAAAACAAGTAACCGACAAATGGAAATCATATTACAAAAGAGCATTAAGCATAGGTAGGTTTTCAGTGAAACAGAAAATTCAAAACCCGAAAAAGTTTTGGACCACTTACGGTCTTACCTCTTTTGACCTCATGTATAATAAAGAAGGGAAAACAACTGGCATTACCTGTTTTTCAAAAGACATAACCTCAGAAGTATTATCGCAACAAGTACTGATCAGTGCTAAAGAAGAAATGCAAAAAATAATGGATACTTCATTAGATATTATTTGTACGCTAGATGAGGAAGGATACTTTTTAAGTGTTAACCAAGCCAGTAAAGCCATTTGGGGGTATCATCCTAAAGATATTATTGGTACTAATTATATTGAACTTGTTCATGAAGATGACAGGCCAGATACAAAAAGTTCTGCCGCCGCTGTTTCTTCTGGAGAAAAAGTGGTGAATTTTGAAAATAGGTATATTCATAAAGACGGGCATATAGTACCCATGCTTTGGTCATCTAATTGGGATGAAAAAGAGGGTATTTATTACTGCATTGCAAGAGATAATACCGAAAAGAAAAAAGCTGAACTACAATTAGAGAACAGCGAACGCCGCTTTAAAACGTTAGTTCAGGAAAGTAGTGACATTATTTCCATTTCAGATTTTGAAGGTAATTTTAAATATGTAAGTCCTAGTTCAACAAAAGTTATTCAGATAAGTCCTGAGGAATTAATTGGCAAAAATGCTTTTGACTTTGTTCACCCAGATGATATTGAACAGGTTGCAAAATCTTTTGATTTAATATCTGAACGAAAATCAGTTCAAATAGCTCCTTTTAGATTTAAAAATAAATTAGGTGAATGGCGATGGTTTATAGCCAATGTATCTAACCAATTAAATGAGCCCTCAATTCAAGGTGTTGTTGTTACATCTCGAGACATACATGAAACTAGAAATGCAAAAGAGCAATTAATACAAAGTGAGCGTCGTTATAAAACTTTAGTTCAAGAAGGCAGTGATATGATCTGCATTATTGACGAAAAGGCAAATTTCTCATATGCCAGCCCTACCTCTACAAAGGTTTTAGAAATTACACCAGAAGAATTTGTTGGCACTAATGCATTCGACTATGTTCACCCAGATGATTATGATACTGTATACAATGAATTCATAAAAATCTTAGATGTACAGCAAGTAAACATTAAACCATTTAGATTTAGACACGGTGCCGGTCATTGGGTATGGTTAGAAACTGCTATCACCAATAAATTTGATGAACCCACAATTAAAGGAATTGTAGTTAATTCAAAAGATGTGACCACCAAAGTGCAGCACTTAAAAGCAATAGAAGAGCAGAATACTCAACTTAAAAAAATTGCATGGACCCAATCCCATATTGTAAGAGCTCCTGTTGCTAGATTAATGGGCTTAGTAGATTTATTGAGAGATGATAAAGAGAAATTAAAAATCGAAGAAAGAGAACAAATTCTTAACTTTATAATTACTTCTGCAGATGAAATTGACCATGTAATTAAAGACATTGTTGAAAATACTATTAATGCTATTGATATAGAAGATATTAAATGA
- a CDS encoding response regulator, giving the protein MSYQILLIEDDPIFTFLLEKGIKHADLKGDTVNFSNGKPAIEFLKNEYSDQKNYIIFLDLNMPVMNGWEFMDQLESFASTDNCMVFILTSSAYRNDIEKLKKKPLVVDFVTKPITEFLLKGIKESIDDKFEQNQTI; this is encoded by the coding sequence ATGAGTTACCAAATATTACTAATTGAGGACGACCCTATATTTACTTTTTTACTCGAAAAAGGTATTAAACATGCCGATTTAAAGGGTGATACAGTTAATTTTTCTAATGGAAAACCTGCAATAGAATTTTTAAAAAACGAATATTCAGACCAGAAAAACTACATCATTTTTCTTGATCTTAATATGCCCGTAATGAACGGTTGGGAATTTATGGATCAGCTAGAATCTTTTGCTTCTACAGATAACTGCATGGTTTTTATCCTTACATCTTCCGCATATAGAAATGATATAGAAAAGCTAAAGAAAAAACCCCTAGTAGTAGATTTTGTTACCAAACCCATTACGGAATTTTTATTAAAAGGAATAAAAGAAAGTATAGATGATAAGTTTGAACAAAACCAGACCATCTAA
- a CDS encoding M61 family metallopeptidase: MRYLFILLFCGLQSVQLFAQTNSYTISFENAQHHEANISATFPKVSSDTLSLRMSRTSPGRYALHEFAKNVYSFKAIDSEGNHLKVTRTNPYEWKVSGHDGTVKIEYILFANRADGTYSQINETNAHLNIPATFMYAPSLSERKIEVNFKSREDLNWKIATQLPQVSGNVYSAPNLYYFMDSPTLLSNHKVREFKVDGQTIKLALLDPANEEEADAYFEKVKKVVLAEKAVFGELPTFDYGTYTFLASYMPNASGDGMEHRNSTILTSTRTLANGGMDGNIGTVSHEFFHSWNVERIRPKSLEPFNFEEANMSGELWFAEGFTSYYTNLILCRAGLITPNKYVEGLTGTFNYVWNSPARQFFNPIEMSNQAPFVDAATSVDPVNRENTFISYYSYGSVLGLALDLSLREKGLNLDDFMKLVWNIYGKSESPYTIENLNKTLNTYAGEDFGNNFFNSFIYKSEMPSYTELFKTVGVSLSQNKEAAYFGAAVSITDDLNGKIRSNTKIGSPAYIAGLDKDDIITAINGEKFPNGIQFIKFIENEFKPNDKLSISFLRDGMERKTEVTLTADPNYTISLIEKNEEAPSKKVLKARKAWLKVD; encoded by the coding sequence ATGCGCTACCTCTTTATTCTATTATTCTGTGGACTCCAATCTGTTCAATTATTTGCTCAGACCAATTCTTACACTATCTCTTTTGAGAATGCCCAACATCATGAGGCAAATATCTCAGCTACATTTCCAAAAGTGTCATCAGATACTTTATCCCTGAGAATGAGCAGAACATCGCCTGGCAGGTATGCACTTCATGAATTTGCTAAAAACGTATATAGCTTTAAGGCTATAGACAGTGAAGGAAACCATCTGAAGGTCACAAGAACCAACCCGTACGAATGGAAAGTCTCTGGACATGATGGAACAGTAAAAATAGAGTACATTTTATTTGCTAATAGAGCAGACGGCACCTATTCACAGATTAACGAAACTAATGCACACTTAAATATACCGGCTACTTTTATGTATGCCCCATCACTAAGCGAAAGAAAAATCGAGGTAAATTTTAAATCGAGGGAAGACTTAAATTGGAAAATAGCAACTCAATTACCGCAAGTAAGCGGTAATGTCTATAGCGCACCCAATCTATATTATTTTATGGATAGTCCAACGCTGTTAAGCAATCACAAAGTGAGAGAGTTCAAGGTAGATGGGCAAACTATTAAACTAGCCTTATTGGATCCAGCTAATGAAGAAGAAGCCGATGCCTATTTTGAAAAAGTGAAGAAAGTTGTGCTTGCCGAAAAAGCTGTTTTTGGGGAGTTACCTACATTTGATTATGGCACCTATACTTTTCTTGCCTCCTATATGCCAAATGCATCTGGTGACGGTATGGAACATAGAAATTCTACGATTTTAACCAGTACTAGGACTTTGGCAAATGGCGGCATGGATGGTAATATTGGTACGGTTTCTCATGAGTTTTTTCATAGTTGGAACGTTGAACGTATTAGACCAAAATCTTTAGAACCTTTTAATTTTGAAGAAGCTAACATGAGCGGTGAGCTTTGGTTTGCAGAAGGTTTTACCAGCTACTACACCAACCTGATACTTTGCAGAGCAGGATTAATTACACCTAATAAATATGTTGAAGGGTTAACAGGTACTTTCAATTATGTCTGGAATTCACCCGCAAGGCAGTTTTTTAACCCAATTGAAATGAGTAACCAAGCTCCTTTTGTAGATGCGGCAACCTCTGTAGACCCGGTGAATAGAGAGAACACATTTATTTCTTATTATTCTTATGGTAGTGTATTAGGTTTAGCCCTAGACCTTTCTTTAAGAGAGAAAGGTTTAAATCTAGATGATTTCATGAAACTGGTTTGGAATATCTACGGGAAATCTGAAAGTCCATATACCATTGAAAACTTGAATAAAACTTTAAACACCTACGCTGGCGAAGATTTTGGTAATAACTTCTTTAATAGCTTCATCTACAAAAGCGAAATGCCAAGCTATACCGAACTATTTAAAACTGTTGGGGTAAGTTTATCTCAAAACAAAGAGGCTGCTTATTTTGGCGCTGCTGTATCTATAACAGACGATTTAAACGGTAAAATTAGAAGCAATACCAAAATTGGGAGTCCCGCTTATATCGCAGGGCTAGATAAAGATGACATCATTACTGCTATTAATGGCGAAAAATTCCCTAACGGCATACAGTTCATCAAATTCATAGAAAATGAATTTAAGCCAAATGACAAACTTTCAATAAGCTTTTTACGGGATGGTATGGAAAGGAAAACCGAAGTCACCTTGACCGCTGACCCTAACTACACTATTAGTTTGATTGAGAAAAATGAAGAAGCTCCTTCAAAAAAAGTATTAAAAGCCCGCAAAGCTTGGTTAAAAGTTGACTAA
- a CDS encoding GNAT family N-acetyltransferase, with product MNLIYTTATTNEELIQILSLQQMNLKSSVSSDEMEKEGFVTVHHTLDVLTRMNNACPHIIAKDEDKVVGYALSMTDDFKDEISVLRPMFTELENVNIQNFITMGQICVAKTHRKMGIFRGLYNAMKIASYPKYDAIITEVDATNSRSLGAHYAVGFEKICTYNSLGQDWELISLKTG from the coding sequence ATGAATTTGATATATACCACCGCCACCACGAATGAAGAATTAATACAGATTCTTTCTTTACAGCAGATGAATTTGAAATCTTCTGTTTCTAGCGATGAAATGGAAAAAGAAGGTTTCGTTACTGTACACCACACTTTAGATGTACTTACTAGAATGAATAATGCTTGTCCGCATATTATTGCGAAAGATGAAGACAAGGTAGTTGGCTACGCCCTTTCAATGACCGATGACTTTAAAGATGAAATCTCTGTTTTAAGACCTATGTTTACCGAATTAGAAAACGTAAACATTCAAAATTTTATTACTATGGGGCAAATCTGTGTTGCAAAAACCCATAGGAAAATGGGAATTTTCCGCGGACTTTATAATGCTATGAAAATTGCTTCTTACCCAAAATACGATGCCATTATCACTGAGGTTGACGCAACCAACTCCCGCTCTTTAGGCGCACATTACGCCGTAGGATTTGAGAAAATTTGTACTTACAATTCTTTAGGGCAAGATTGGGAATTGATTTCTTTGAAGACTGGTTGA
- a CDS encoding DUF2975 domain-containing protein — translation MKNLLTALKWLINFLIFSVLISIIINLGELSKYVLTKFDLLEYSGGENSWILMLLIPLLTFLLQGYIFWLLLKFRKVIPEFKTDTIFTENNSAVFRKVGNGLIIYSILIFFIRLIEKSFEITLEYGVSASYTLGKNFGTALSGRISLLVIAIFLLIIAQLIKEGYHLKQENDLTI, via the coding sequence ATGAAAAATCTTCTTACTGCACTCAAATGGCTTATTAATTTTTTAATTTTTTCCGTACTAATATCTATAATTATAAACTTAGGTGAATTATCAAAATATGTTCTTACAAAATTTGATTTGCTTGAATATTCCGGTGGAGAAAATAGCTGGATACTAATGCTTCTAATTCCTTTACTAACTTTTTTATTACAAGGTTATATATTCTGGCTTCTTTTGAAATTTAGAAAAGTAATACCTGAATTTAAAACCGATACAATATTTACAGAAAATAATAGTGCTGTTTTTAGAAAGGTCGGTAACGGACTTATAATCTATTCTATATTAATTTTCTTTATAAGGTTAATAGAAAAATCCTTTGAAATAACTTTAGAATATGGTGTTTCTGCTTCATATACCTTAGGCAAAAATTTTGGAACGGCATTAAGCGGAAGAATATCACTTTTAGTAATAGCTATTTTTCTACTTATTATAGCCCAATTAATTAAAGAAGGCTATCATCTAAAACAAGAAAATGACTTAACTATATAA
- a CDS encoding DUF2975 domain-containing protein, translated as MKIFGPKSLSTFFYYIFRSISIVLLAFLTYMEFAFITDKFTVEDGRFDMKIPLIGSSIEGDYQFSDILTITLILIFGILLLYLLSNIFKALKKTVIFNKGIIKNLKLLTILNLIIGPLLYFLIHYPIMHKTEFRNIHNLILLIIFGMISLFLTYVFQKGYTVQSENDLTI; from the coding sequence ATGAAAATATTCGGTCCAAAATCACTTTCTACCTTCTTCTATTATATATTCAGAAGTATTTCAATTGTACTCTTAGCTTTTCTAACCTATATGGAATTTGCTTTTATTACAGATAAATTTACAGTTGAAGACGGTAGATTCGACATGAAAATTCCCCTTATTGGAAGTTCTATAGAAGGTGATTATCAGTTTAGCGACATCCTAACGATTACCCTAATTTTAATTTTCGGGATTCTACTGCTCTATTTACTTTCTAACATTTTTAAAGCGCTTAAAAAAACGGTCATTTTTAATAAGGGCATCATCAAAAATTTGAAACTCTTAACTATCCTAAATTTAATTATTGGTCCGCTTTTATACTTTCTTATTCATTATCCAATAATGCATAAGACTGAATTTAGAAATATTCACAATCTTATTCTCCTGATTATATTTGGAATGATTTCCCTGTTTCTAACCTATGTATTTCAGAAAGGGTATACCGTACAATCAGAAAACGACCTAACCATATAA
- a CDS encoding helix-turn-helix domain-containing protein, which yields MSIVVNLNTVLAERNLKSKELAEMIGITEANLSILKSGKAKAIRFSTLEAICKALDCQPADILAYEKE from the coding sequence ATGAGTATCGTCGTAAACTTAAACACCGTATTAGCAGAGCGAAATTTGAAAAGCAAAGAGCTAGCCGAAATGATTGGTATAACGGAAGCTAACCTTTCTATTCTAAAATCAGGTAAAGCTAAAGCCATTCGTTTTTCTACTCTAGAAGCTATTTGCAAAGCTTTAGATTGTCAGCCTGCAGATATTCTAGCATATGAAAAGGAATAA
- a CDS encoding F0F1 ATP synthase subunit epsilon yields the protein MYLEIVSPEATLFAGEVTSVTVPGINGEFQMLKDHAPIVSLLQEGKVKISGNISLDEEYASKFTKDASGSTVLQISSGTIELKNNKVIVLAD from the coding sequence ATGTATTTAGAAATTGTATCACCAGAAGCAACATTATTTGCAGGTGAAGTAACTTCGGTTACGGTACCAGGTATAAATGGTGAGTTTCAAATGTTAAAAGACCACGCCCCAATTGTATCATTGTTACAAGAAGGTAAGGTTAAGATTTCAGGTAATATTTCTTTAGATGAAGAATATGCCTCTAAGTTTACTAAAGATGCTAGCGGTAGTACAGTTTTACAGATTTCTAGCGGTACTATTGAGCTTAAGAATAATAAAGTAATTGTACTTGCAGATTAG
- the atpD gene encoding F0F1 ATP synthase subunit beta → MSKVTGKVSQIIGPVVDVEFQSGADLPRIYDSLEIVNKDKSVLVLEVQSHVGENTVRTISMDSTDGLSRGVEVVATGSAIQMPVGDDVYGRLFNVIGDAIDGLGDLPKAGKDGLPIHREAPKFEDLSTSTEVLFTGIKVIDLIEPYAKGGKIGLFGGAGVGKTVLIQELINNIAKGHGGLSVFAGVGERTREGNDLLREMLESGIIKYGDDFMHSMEEGGWDLTKVDKEAMKGSKATFVFGQMNEPPGARARVALSGLTIAEYFRDGAGEGQGKDVLFFVDNIFRFTQAGSEVSALLGRMPSAVGYQPTLATEMGAMQERITSTKRGSITSVQAVYVPADDLTDPAPATTFAHLDATTVLSRKIAELGIYPAVDPLDSTSRILTAEILGDEHYACAQRVKELLQRYKELQDIIAILGMEELSEEDKSAVGRARRVQRFLSQPFHVAEQFTGLKGVLVDIKETIKGFNMIMDGELDHLPESAFNLKGTIEEAIEAGEKMLTEA, encoded by the coding sequence ATGTCAAAAGTTACAGGTAAAGTTTCGCAAATCATTGGGCCCGTGGTTGATGTAGAATTTCAGTCAGGTGCTGATCTTCCTAGAATCTATGATTCCTTAGAAATTGTAAACAAGGATAAGTCGGTTTTAGTATTAGAAGTACAGTCTCATGTTGGTGAAAACACGGTAAGAACCATCTCAATGGATTCTACTGATGGTTTAAGCAGAGGTGTAGAAGTAGTTGCTACAGGTAGTGCGATACAAATGCCGGTAGGTGATGACGTATATGGTCGTTTGTTCAATGTTATCGGTGATGCTATTGATGGTTTAGGTGATTTGCCTAAAGCAGGTAAAGATGGTCTTCCAATACATAGGGAAGCACCAAAATTCGAAGATCTTTCAACTTCTACAGAAGTTTTATTTACAGGTATTAAAGTAATCGATTTGATTGAGCCTTATGCAAAAGGTGGTAAAATTGGATTATTTGGTGGTGCTGGTGTAGGTAAAACGGTATTGATTCAAGAATTGATCAACAACATTGCAAAAGGTCACGGTGGTCTTTCTGTATTCGCAGGTGTTGGTGAAAGAACTCGTGAAGGAAATGATTTACTTCGTGAGATGTTAGAATCTGGTATTATAAAATACGGTGATGATTTCATGCATTCTATGGAAGAAGGCGGATGGGATCTTACCAAAGTTGATAAAGAGGCAATGAAAGGTTCAAAAGCGACTTTCGTTTTTGGTCAAATGAACGAGCCACCAGGAGCACGTGCTAGAGTTGCACTTTCAGGTTTGACAATTGCTGAGTATTTCCGTGATGGAGCAGGTGAAGGTCAAGGTAAAGATGTACTTTTCTTCGTAGATAACATTTTCCGTTTTACACAAGCAGGTTCAGAGGTATCGGCACTATTGGGTCGTATGCCTTCAGCGGTAGGTTACCAACCAACTTTGGCAACAGAGATGGGTGCTATGCAAGAGCGTATTACATCAACAAAAAGAGGTTCTATTACATCTGTACAGGCGGTTTACGTACCTGCGGATGATTTAACGGATCCAGCACCGGCAACAACGTTTGCTCACTTAGATGCAACAACGGTATTGTCTCGTAAAATTGCCGAGTTAGGTATCTACCCAGCGGTAGATCCATTAGATTCTACATCAAGAATTTTAACAGCTGAAATTTTAGGAGATGAGCATTATGCTTGTGCACAAAGAGTAAAAGAGCTTTTACAACGATATAAAGAGCTTCAAGATATTATTGCCATCTTAGGTATGGAAGAATTGTCTGAAGAAGATAAATCTGCCGTAGGTAGAGCAAGACGTGTACAACGTTTCTTATCTCAACCTTTCCACGTAGCAGAACAATTTACAGGTCTTAAAGGTGTGTTAGTTGATATTAAAGAAACTATCAAAGGATTTAACATGATTATGGATGGTGAATTAGATCACTTACCAGAATCTGCTTTTAACCTTAAAGGTACGATCGAAGAGGCTATTGAAGCTGGTGAAAAAATGTTGACTGAAGCGTAA